In Thunnus thynnus chromosome 17, fThuThy2.1, whole genome shotgun sequence, the genomic window catatcatcaggtagggcattccactcagttgtggctttcacagagaaagctgactgcccaaatgcagtgcgacaaaatggtctggtacaatcttgtatagaggatattctggagtatctaatagaacttactcagtgagtgtacacaaaatcacatagtggaggaagggccaaaccatttaaaattttataaactaggcacaaatttgagaataatctaaaattctcaaagctcaaaAATTTCTCCAGTActctacagtgatggaaatgtatTGGCTTTTTGTGGGTCATGGTAGCTAACAGAGCAACATAGGAGATAGGAAGAGATGTGTTTGgaaaattttgttttcatttccaaaataaTATGGCTGAGGCCTAATTCATTCATATCTCCCTCATtctcctcctgatctaacagttgagggaggtgtgtgtggaacCAAAagtcctctgcagctctgtattGCGCAGAACTCTAAGCCCTGCCCACCTTTTTTTAGCGgtccaatcaaatgcaaagGATTTGACTTAAACCCCTCTTATAACTGTACACCGCTCAAATGTTCCGTTTCACTAGGAAAGACGTCAtagtacagaagctaaagacgcTCTAACTGCCATTTCATGGGGCATTTAATCCATCACTTTTCCTAAAAATCTTTGAATTTGTTACAGAAATCTCAGAAAGTTACATCACTTTAAAATCCACTTTTCCTCATGACTTTCATGCCACACTAAAAAGGCTTGAAAGAAATTACTTAATCCTGCACCTGTAAGcttcatatttgtttttcataacATCAAATACAGCCCATCAACTTTGGATTATGAACAGAGAGTAAAGTAACTAAACCCCTCTCCCTTTTCATTCCTTTTAGATGTTGTTGCATCACTTAAAAACGCAGCATAATCCACAGAAAAGGTTCAGggaacaataaacaaacaatatgtaaATTCTGATAAAACAGTTATATCACATGTTATGACACTGTTTACTGTTCCTGGTACACTTTAAGATTATTACATCACTTTCACTGACTTCCTAAAATCAAATGGCTGTTATATAGTGACAAAACATACAGGAGACAACTGCAAACTGGAAAAATGATATACCGTAAAGgaaatggtttcatttcaagCTCTCACATGTACCATTTAGTTGCTTGATCATTCCCACCCACTAATGAAATGTGTACAGTAATACAGTGTATTGCACCAGCTCTTAAATGATCCTCTTGATAGGTTTTGCTGCTGTGAAATTAAGTCTTTCATCCTGGAAATTGAATTGGTCAGTCAGTGTTAATGGCACCTGCAGCTATAAAGCATTTAGCTTTAGGGACCTGGTGCAGATGACAGTAATTACGCCATGACCCACCTAACCTCCTCTACCTAATATCCTCTTGTCACATGCAGACTTTTGTCTCTCATGCTGTGCACCTCTACTCGTGTTCATCTTTCCAAATCAATTTCAACCTGAGAGCTGATACGTTTTCATTACTTAttcaatgttttcattttattttcaacattaacTGAATAAATAAGAGCTGAACGGCcaaaggagaaaaaatgaaAGTGTCCGTCCTGAATAATAGATGCCGTAAATTGCTTGGGGACAGATTATCATTTTAGAAACTGAATTATTGAGATGATTATAACAGTGATGTAGAGCAGATCGCCACTGCATGAAGGCTTCTTTAGGaataaggtgtgtgtgtgtgtgtgtgtgtgtgtgtgtgtgtgtgtgtgtgtgtgtttggttgttaGGTTGATGGAGAAGGGCCATATGAAGTAGCTAGTTTATGAATTGAAAAATAATCTATGTTCTTTGAATTGGATTTACAGTGCATCATTACATAAACAtgtctgttaaaaaaagaaagagaaaagaaagaataaaagaaaaacgaCATGCGTATTTGTGCTCAACTAAACTGAATGCACACACTAGTCACGGTTGAACTGAACAGAGGGCAAAATGCACAAATAATTGCAAACCGAACCGCGTTTACAGTCGTTGTTCTCTGTGATAATGTGATGTGGTCGGAGCTGTCCTTGGTGCTGAATCTGCGGCGACTCTACCGACCGCAAATTGCTGCAACTTCTGATCTGCATCCACCTAcagcgtgcgtgtgtgcgtgcgtgtgtgtgtgcgtgtgtgtgtatgtgtgtgtatgtgtgtgtgtgtgtgtgtgtgagttttctctgtgttcctgtgcgcaaaaacaaaacaaacacagctggcTCTTTTGGCGCCTCGCCACGCAAGCAACCCTCTTCACTGCCCACAAATCCGCGTTTTCCAGATGAATAATACACGGCAAGAAATGACAAATAGTCGAAGTGATGAAAGATTTAAACATGCGGGAGCCTGAAAGCAAAATGGGTTTCATCTCTTGAATGTGACGCGGCTTCTGGGGCCGATTAAACAGGGACAGTGCGATTCCCTCCCCTCCGGTCGTGATGCAGTGAACCTGCTCTGCGCAGAACCAGGCTGGCTGTATAAAAACGGCTGCACTTGCACAGACGGATTACAACAAGAGACACAAGCGAGAAGTCACTGCGGCTCATAAaccaaatagaaaaaaaaaaagaaatcacagcCCAGCACAGGCGCCAACATGGAGGCCACAAAGAACGGAATCTATTGGAgactttttctattttcatgcCTCTTTTTGCAGAGTTCATCTCAAGACTTTGGCGGGCAGACCCAGTTCATTTGCACGTCTGTACCCAAGGATATGGACATATGCTCGGCCACCTTGCAGAACAGTGTGCCTGGAGAGGACTTGAAGAGCACTGTTATGCAGCTGCGGGAGACGGTCTTGCAGCAGAAAGAGACGATCATGAACCAAAAAGAGACCATCAGAGAACTGACCTCAAAGTTGGCTCGGTGTGAAAGCCAGAGTGGCGCCGAGCCCGGGGACGCGCGGCCAGGGGGCAGGAGGAAAGAGACTGGGACCAAAAACACAATGGGGGATGTATCGAGGGGCCCCACTGACACTTTGACGCAACTATCACAGACTTTACAGTCGCTGAAGCAGAGATTAGAAAATCTTGAGGTAGGCTGCTGCTTCTGATGAATTTTCTACACTTTGGGCGCAAAGCTTCTTCAACCAAATTAAAACCACTCTTGTTGAACATCAATCTAActaactaaataataataataataataataacaataataataataataacaataataatctaAAGTAATTCGTGTCTCTGATTGTCaaattttcatgtcatttcattttgtgaGCGCCCTGTGGCATGAGGAAAACAGAACTTGCTAGGGGAAAAATGAAGTTGCTTGTCCCACTGCACTACGCTTAGATAAAGAATatcattatgaaaaaaaatatatattctctACATTGAGCTAAAGGCTTATCTTTTTCCCCTCCTAACAGCAATTCAGCAGAAGTAACAACTCTGTGCAGGCGAACAGCCTCAAAGACCTGCTCCAAAGTAAAATCGACGACTTGGAGAAGCAGGTGTTGTCCCGAGTGAACAGCATCGAAGAAGGGAAGCCCGGACTCCGGAATGAGACAGAGCAGCGTGGGAGAGTGGAGTCCACCCTCACGTCTCTACACCAGAGGATCACAGACCTGGAGAAAGGTAGGCGGACTGAGGTGGCAGGcttccacacaaaaaaagtgaaaggagATCTGGGAGGGTTTGGTGAGTGGAATGACTGATTcatcagcatgaagaggagatATCAGATCGCCACAGTGTAGCAAACGATTACATTGGagagctgaaaataaaaaaaaaaatctcctcttTGCGAAGGCTATCCAATTTCGCATCATAAGCTGTTATGACCTCAGCAGtcaatttaatgttttactcaTCCGCATAAAGCTGCAGCAGCCAGCATATTCTGCTCTAATTCATGCAGATTAAAACATTGCAAACACGCAGTGAACGAACTGTCCCTCCATTTGCTTTGTGAGCCATTTGCGCAAACTTGAACCATGACGCGCTCTCGGTTTGGGACAGCTCTGCTCTCCTGCAGCAAAACAACTTGTGAGGTGTGGAGGGAGACGGGGAACAAGAGATGAAGGTTAATAATGTCACTGACTCATGTGATGTGCTTATCGAAGCGAGATTAAAATCGACTCTGGAGCGTCACGATTGTGGATTTGTTGTGTAACGTATAATTCCCATGTAAATCCTCAAGATGTGTGCGTTAGGAATGATATATCTGTgtttaacaaaatgaaaaaaaacagcactagTGTACAACAGCATGAAACTTGCATTGTATCCATAGTGCCAACacgtttttttattatttactcacaggtcagagagaaaacaggcCTTTGGATAAATTCCAGCTCACGTTCCCGCTGAGAACCAACTACATGTACGCAAAAGTGAAGAAGAGTTTGCCTGAGATGTACGCCCTCACCGTGTGCATGTGGCTCAAGTCCAACGCATCCCCGGGAGTGGGCACACCTTTCTCATACGCAGTTCCTGGTCAAGCCAACGAGCTTGTCCTCATAGAGTGGGGAAACAACCCAATGGAGATACTCATAAATGACAAAGTATGTCTGCATCTTTGCTCTTATATAACACTTATTGGTTCACTGTAGCAAACATTCACACCACGTCTGTGCTTTAACATCTTCTATGTTTGAAAACCCCTTAAAGGTTGCAAAACTGCCTTTCCTGATCAATGATGGGAAGTGGCATCATATCTGTGTGACCTGGACCACTCGTGATGGTGTTTGGGAAGCTTTCCAAGATGGTGTCAAGAGGGGGAGTGGAGAGAATCTGGCACCATATCATCCTATCAAACCTCAAGGCCTGTTGATCCTTGGTCAAGAGCAGGTAAACACCAACACAACTTTTTTTAGTTCCTCTTCTAGAGATATGTCATGTCAGCACCATGTTTAATCCACAAATCAACTACATTAGAAGGGCATCTTTATCATTTTATTCCCTAAGGACACTGGATGTTTTGGGGAAGATGTAATGCAGGGAGGGACAATTGACAAGTGTAGAGCAATCACTTTTTAAATACCACAGATTTATATCATGATACTGGAAATGAGTTAACAAGGTGGAAAAGtaatttttaaattcaattttcaaATCCAACCCCCTGCTGTAATCCACATAATAAGATGTAATAAGGTGATTAGATCTTTAATTGGGACTCATCAAGAATCCCAGTGGATGGATGATGCATATTCCTCATTCAATTtattcagtcaaaaaaaaaaagaaaaaatccagATAATCCGAGTGGCAAATTTGTTCTTTGCATGAAGGACTTGATTAAATCCATTTGTCTTCACCACAGGACACACTCGGAGGAGGATTTGATGCCACACAAGCTTTTGTCGGAGATCTGGCAAATTTTCACATCTGGGATCGGAAACTATCGATGGGAGAGATTTATAATCTAGCGACTTGCAGCAGCAAAGCGCAAGTTGGCAACGTTTTTGCGTGGATGGAGACGAGCCTTGATATTTACGGAGGTGCCTCGAAGTGGACATTTGAAGCTTGTCGCCAGCTCAACTGAACCGCAGGGATGAGAGGATCAATGAACCATTTGTTACAGCCACTGTTGTCACAGCATCAGTAAACTAATTTGAGAGATCAAGAGGTGGTTATTTCAATGAATAGCATCTGGATTTGTTATAGATATTTGAAAACATCATTCGTGGACACATTGATAGATTTTTTTACCAGATTCCCTTTGTGGGACAGGTCACCGGAAATGGACACTTTGGCATCCTGTGGTGCTTGAATGCACATCAGGCCGATCTGCAGCGGATGCCACTCCAGAGGGCACAGGACGCTCTCGGAGACCAAAATGACAGGCCAGCATCAAAAGTACAGTAGGAGGTTCATGTAGTTCTTTAGTGGACAGATGTCACGCAATTCAACAAAACGActgactttgtgttttctttcttgacTGCCAGGGATTTTCACTGTGAAAATGGACAAGGTGGACTTCTTTAAAAGGACTGTGCTTTCAAGAGGTTATGAAATAGacaacattgtttttctgtcactatTCTTTCTCTACCACCACCTGcttgatgtgatttttgtgtaAAGAATGACATATTTATTGCCAACATTCGAGCCTGAGTGCCTTGGGCTGTTGAAAAGAATCTCAGCACATTCATTATGATTTGCAGAGTGTTTGTAAGTTAGTGTTTATTTTCctgtaaattaatttgaaaagacgtaaaaaaaaaacccaacaaaaaacactttgaacaAGGTTGGATCAGAGCGTTTGTTGTAAAATGCAATTCATTgatgacaatggcacattttgCAGATGTTTGTACTTCAATGGGAATGTTCTCTGTACAGTAACAGCATGTCTTAACTTCTGTAAATGCTGCGTCAGCATCTATGATCTTTGCTTTTACTATCCTACTTTTGGGTTGAgattttatactgtattgttATATGCTTAAAGCATGGCAGCACCGACAGATGAAAAAAGTTCTAGTTTTTGTAATAAATTGTGATACTTGAATCATATACAAGtgtaaacatatatttatttattctaacAAGACATTAAATTGAAGATTTGAAACTTTGCACACTCAGTATGATATACAAATCTTATGAAATATAGTCTTAATTGGACACACGGGGGCGCTACAATTAAAGTTCTAAACTTACTtaaatggatggatagatggatttGCATGAACATTTGTACACATGTTCTCCTGAGTGTGCAATACGCTGTGAGTTTGAAAAGTGGACCACCAAGTTTTGGCAAaatttttggtttatttttttaatcatttgcaTCAAACTAGGTGAATAGCCAGAGGGCCTTAAGATAGCCATAGCCACAATAAACAAATGCATTCATATTAGTGGACATGGTTTAACACGTAACCATAACCATAGCTGTCTAATCAACAaaacaattcttttttttttttttgctggtgaGACCATGTCTGTTTGCTAATAGTATAGCAGCATTTTCACATCAACTAACAACAGACAACAGAAAGAACAAGATAATGTCATAATTCCTTTAAAAATTAGGCCaacagacagtaaaaaaaatgtgaaaaaaactgATTGTTCCCCAcatgatttattgttttgttgacCAA contains:
- the nptx1l gene encoding neuronal pentraxin 1 like translates to MEATKNGIYWRLFLFSCLFLQSSSQDFGGQTQFICTSVPKDMDICSATLQNSVPGEDLKSTVMQLRETVLQQKETIMNQKETIRELTSKLARCESQSGAEPGDARPGGRRKETGTKNTMGDVSRGPTDTLTQLSQTLQSLKQRLENLEQFSRSNNSVQANSLKDLLQSKIDDLEKQVLSRVNSIEEGKPGLRNETEQRGRVESTLTSLHQRITDLEKGQRENRPLDKFQLTFPLRTNYMYAKVKKSLPEMYALTVCMWLKSNASPGVGTPFSYAVPGQANELVLIEWGNNPMEILINDKVAKLPFLINDGKWHHICVTWTTRDGVWEAFQDGVKRGSGENLAPYHPIKPQGLLILGQEQDTLGGGFDATQAFVGDLANFHIWDRKLSMGEIYNLATCSSKAQVGNVFAWMETSLDIYGGASKWTFEACRQLN